From Selenomonadales bacterium:
CGACATAACTTATGAAAATCCTTCTTTTTTTAGAAAAACATAAGTATTTTTTTCTAAATCAATGTCTTTTCGCTCATTTTCATTGGATTTCTAATGGATTTATCCGTTTTTACGCGCACGACCACGTGCCGTACGATCCAATACTTGTTTACGCAGGCGAATATTTTCCGGAGTTACTTCTACCAATTCGTCTTTGTTGATATATTCGAGTGCCTGTTCAAGCGAGAAAAGTCTCGGCGGTACAAGACGGATCGCTTCGTCGGACGAGCTCGAACGCATATTGGTAACGTGTTTTTTCTTGCACGGGTTAACGTCCATATCAAGCTCACGCGTATTTTCGCCGATGATCATACCTTCGTATACAGCTTCACCCGGACGAACGAATACGACACCGCGTTCCTGTACGTTGGAGATACCGTAAGCCGTCGTTTCACCGTCTTCGAATGCGACAAGCGAGCCGCGCGTACGACCCGGGATATCGCCTTTATACGGAACATAGCCGTTGAATACGTGGTTCATGATACCGTTACCTTTCGTATTCGTCAAAAATTCCGAGCGGAAACCAATCAAGCCACGTGCAGGGATAACGAATTCCATACGCAGGTAGCCTGCCATTTCAACCATGTTGACGAGTTCTGCTTTACGCGTACCGAGCGATTCCATAACAGTACCCATGAATTCCTGAGGAACGTCGATCGTCAAGAATTCGAGCGGTTCGCAAACTTCACCGTTGATCGTTTTGCAGATAACTTCCGGTTTACCGATCTGAAGTTCAAAACCTTCACGACGCATCGTTTCGATCAAAACGGACAAGTGGAGCTCACCACGACCCGATACTTTGAACGTATCGGTATTGTCTGTTTCTTCTACACGAAGGCTGACGTTCGTTTCCGTTTCTTTGAAAAGACGGTCACGGACATGACGCGATGTTACGAACGTACCTTCACGGCCTGCGAACGGGCTCGTGTTGACACCGAATGTCATGGAGAGTGTCGGTTCATCAATGTTGAGTGCCGGCAATGCTTCCGGATTTTCCGGATCGGCGATCGTCTGACCGATGCTGACATCAGC
This genomic window contains:
- the typA gene encoding translational GTPase TypA, with product MRRDDLRNIAIIAHVDHGKTTLVDAMLRQSGVFRANEQVAERVMDSNDLERERGITILSKNTAVMYNDVKINIVDTPGHADFSGEVERVLNMVDGVLLLVDSFEGPMPQTKYVLRKALEQKLKPIVVINKIDRPDQRVEEVVDEVLELFIELDADDDQLDFPVIYAAARAGIAKLSMDDESDNLAPLFELLLKEIPGPKGDVDGPLQMMVTTLDYDEYVGRIAIGRIIRGKILNGQNVVVMNGDQTTKAKIGRLYGYQGLKRVEVPEAGMGDIVAVTGLADVSIGQTIADPENPEALPALNIDEPTLSMTFGVNTSPFAGREGTFVTSRHVRDRLFKETETNVSLRVEETDNTDTFKVSGRGELHLSVLIETMRREGFELQIGKPEVICKTINGEVCEPLEFLTIDVPQEFMGTVMESLGTRKAELVNMVEMAGYLRMEFVIPARGLIGFRSEFLTNTKGNGIMNHVFNGYVPYKGDIPGRTRGSLVAFEDGETTAYGISNVQERGVVFVRPGEAVYEGMIIGENTRELDMDVNPCKKKHVTNMRSSSSDEAIRLVPPRLFSLEQALEYINKDELVEVTPENIRLRKQVLDRTARGRARKNG